From Pseudopipra pipra isolate bDixPip1 unplaced genomic scaffold, bDixPip1.hap1 HAP1_SCAFFOLD_66, whole genome shotgun sequence, the proteins below share one genomic window:
- the LOC135408804 gene encoding collagen alpha-1(I) chain-like, producing the protein MGITPPDRQSASFMVGTTTAASRGLAFLSLARPRARHAAGRGSAGADPPPKPARPAGRRLGRAAPPDVLEETATRRGGRGPVPEAPSAGAARSAAGGGAATRCALRRYLRAGGASPRAFFFPPFSLSPLSGSPSRLRPHRRPALRAAGTHGRHPDPGRHRHLACFYPRTPEKLAGPRGRHTARYGEEAPPRREGRHLACHGKPTGRGDRPARTPASAAPLGRPRRSAGPPGALSHASRKASSIVTRGTAPRPLSLSLPLRGGRHVPQAADAGGPHATLHGSLPARQEAGAAGRPAPDNPRFRPRRAHGRPPQSGTPPACESATEQRPGDGDGEKNKKPPRKKHARLSLAVLATAARGSGRGPRPSLPDSLSLPTGSRLGGGRPLPGRSRALTHFLFPGALGVLRLKAAGAKIKKTEKKGREGAPLRPQPGPRPTDLRGTQPSGSQAGGAGPTARAARPPWLSRRPKRREGRGAAASPANGHRASPGLPGDSVGFSVCRRGRRPQPGRPAPPPSARWAGPRLRAEEGGTNKRAEARRGRRLARPSGGPVTEPLRQPAGPRRGRTPTASPRHAAGTAAARQPRTGRRHPGPGHLRGSREAAGEKARAGSALRAPAANRPQQCPPPPPDDGRRLKAGPPKGRDAAASPPSHTIAFARGPQGAGSRHRLGLDAAVGPPRAPLGRPSPALPRLRFRARLSSSSPVIGPARGSRSRAPRLSRAGLPAARGVGRPVARAEGRAAADAEEKGPSEPALLDNPCPQYGQTRPGAAAPPKRLEAPQRGGAREQAASRLDLTGGGARQRPLGRLPGPAATTGLPRKCRQAPKSRRSRVDLVALRRDAAGAQAAGGGRGGRIGRLRNRVDLMLASPGTG; encoded by the exons ATGGGAATAACGCCGCCGGATCGCCAGTCGGCATCGTTTATGGTCGGAACTACGACG GCGGCCTCCCGCGGGCTCGCCTTCCTTTCCctcgcgcggccgcgcgcgcgccacgccgccggccgcggctcgGCTGGGGCTGACCCGCCCCCGAAGCcggcccggccggccggccggcggcTCGGCCGCGCGGCACCACCGGACGTGCTAGAGGAGACGGCGACCCGACGAGGCGGGCGCGGCCCGGTCCCCGAGGCCCCTTCGGCCGGGGCGGCTCGCTCggcagcgggcggcggcgcggcgaccCGCTGCGCTCTCCGGCGCTacctgcgggcggggggcgcttccccccgagcctttttctttcctcccttttctctctcgcctctctctggctcgccgtcgcggctccggccgcaccgccgcccggcgctgcgCGCGGCCGGCACCCACGGGCGCCACCCGGACCCAGGCCGGCACCGGCACCTCGCCTGTTTTtacccaaggacacctgaaaagctcgcggggccgcgcggccgTCACACAGCTCGGTACGGTGAAGAAGCCCCTCCCCGGCGGGAGGGGCGACACCTCGCCTGCCACGGGAAGCCCACGGGCAGAGGAGACCGCCCGGCCCGAACACCGGCCTCCGCCGCGCCTCTCGGCCGGCCACGGAGGAGCGCCGGCCCGCCGGGGGCCCTCTCCCACGCCTCCCGAAAAGCCTCATCCATCGTCACTCGGGGAACGGCCCCACGGCCACTCTCGCTCAGCCTGCCACTACGCGGAGGACGGCACGTGCCCCAGGCCGCCGACGCCGGCGGCCCGCACGCTACTCTCCACGGCTCTCTCCCGGCCCGGCAGGAGGCGGGTGCCGCCGGACGCCCGGCTCCGGACAACCCACGcttccggccccgccgggcccacgGCCGCCCCCCGCAGAGCGGCACACCTCCAGCGTGCGAAAGCGCCACCGAAC AAAGGCCGGGGGACGGCgacggggagaaaaacaaaaagcccccgaGAAAAAAGCACGCGCGCCTCTCGCTCGCCGTGCTAGCCACGGCcgcccggggctcggggcggggcccgcgcccCTCGCTCCCCGATTCCCTCtcgctgcccacgggctcgCGCCTCGGCGGCGGCCGGCCGCTGCCGGGCCGCTCTCGCGCTCTCAcgcactttctcttccctggcgcGCTCGGCGTGCTGCGGCTTAAGGCCGCCggagcaaaaatcaaaaaaacggaaaaaaaagGCCGGGAGGGCGCCCCACTTCGCCCGCAACCCGGCCCCCGGCCGACAGACCTTCGCGGAACCCAGCCCTCCGGCAGCCAGGCCGGCGGGGCAGGCCCGACCGCAcgggccgcccggccgccgtgGCTCTCGCGCCGGcctaagaggagggaggggcgaggcgccgccgcctcgcccgccaACGGCCATCGTgcgtccccagggctccccggcgACTCTGTCGGGTTCTCGGTctgccggcgcggccgccggccacagcctggccggccggcgccgccgccttcgGCCCGCTGGGCGGGTCCCCGGCTTAGGGCCGAGGAAGGGGGAACGAACAAAAGAGCCGAGGCGCGCCGAGGGCGCCGCCTCGCCCGACCATCGGGCGGTCCCGTCACCGAGCCCCTCCGGCAACCGGCCGGGCCCAGGCGAGGCCGCACGCCCACCGCCAGTCCCCGGCACGCCGCCGGCACCGCTGCCGCCCGGCAGCCGAGGACAGGGCGCCGCCACCCAGGCCCGGGCCATCTTCGGGGCTCTCGGGAGGCGGCCGGGGAAAAAGCCCGCGCGGGCTCGGCCCTTCGAGCCCCGGCCGCCAACCGCCCGCAACaatgcccgccgccgccgccggacgaCGGGCGCCGGCTTAAGGCCGGCCCACCGAAAGGACGagacgccgccgcctcgccgccctCGCACACCATCGCCTTCGCCCGGGGCCCTCAGGGAGCCGGCAGCCGCCACCGGCTCGGGCTGGACGCTGCTGTCGGGCCCCCGCGGGCCCCCCTCGGCCGTCCCAGTCCCGCACTCCCTCGGCTGCGCTTTCGCGCTCGGCTCTCGTCTTCCTCTCCCGTCATCGGGCCCGCCCGAGGAAGCCGGTCGAGAGCCCCGCGGCTTTCTCGCGCCGGCCTTCCTGCCGCTCGTGGGGTTGGCCGGCCCGTGGCACGCGCCGAAGGCCGCGCGGCAGCAGACGCGGAAGAAAAGGGGCCCTCGGAACCCGCGCTGCTAGACAACCCCTGCCCACAATACGGACAGACGCGTCCTGGCGCCGCCGCGCCTCCGAAGCGGCTCGAGGCTCCTCAGCGGGGAGGCGCGCGAGAGCAGGCCGCCTCTCGCCTAGACCTAACCGGAGGCGGCGCCCGACAGCGACCCCTTGGCCGACTTCCGGGGCCGGCCgcgacaacaggtctaccccgaAAATGCCGACAGGCGCCTAAGTCCCGCCGGAgccgggtagacctggtggccCTGCGCCGGGACGCCGCCGGGGCGCaggccgccggcggcggccgcggcggccgcaTCGGCCGGCtccggaaccgggtagacctgatgctcgccagccccggaaccgggtag